Proteins found in one Acomys russatus chromosome 31, mAcoRus1.1, whole genome shotgun sequence genomic segment:
- the Tnfaip8l1 gene encoding tumor necrosis factor alpha-induced protein 8-like protein 1, which translates to MDAFSTKSLALQAQKKVLSKMASKAMVAVFVDDTSSQILDELYQATKEFTRSRKEAQRVMKNLVKVAVKVAVLLRAGQLDGSELAQLQQFRVRVRNLAMTALSFHQVDFTFDRRVLAAGLLECRDLLHQVTGRHLTAKSHGRINHVFGHFADGDFLAALYGPTEPYRSHLCRICDGLGRMVDEGGI; encoded by the coding sequence ATGGACGCCTTCAGCACTAAGAGCCTGGCCCTGCAGGCCCAGAAGAAAGTCCTCAGCAAGATGGCTTCCAAGGCCATGGTGGCCGTGTTTGTGGACGACACCAGCAGCCAGATCTTGGATGAACTGTACCAGGCCACCAAGGAGTTCACTCGCAGCCGGAAGGAGGCACAGAGGGTGATGAAGAACCTGGTGAAGGTGGCGGTGAAGGTGGCTGTGCTGCTGAGGGCAGGCCAGCTGGATGGCAGCGAGCTGGCCCAGCTGCAACAGTTCCGCGTCCGCGTCCGCAACCTGGCCATGACGGCGCTCAGCTTCCACCAGGTGGACTTCACCTTCGACCGGCGGGTGCTGGCCGCGGGGCTGCTAGAGTGTAGGGACCTGTTGCACCAGGTGACTGGCCGGCATCTCACCGCCAAGTCCCACGGCCGCATCAACCACGTCTTCGGCCACTTTGCAGATGGTGACTTCCTGGCCGCACTGTACGGCCCGACAGAGCCCTACCGGAGTCACCTGTGCCGCATCTGTGATGGCCTCGGGAGGATGGTAGACGAAGGTGGCATCTGA